The Thermococcus sp. M39 genome window below encodes:
- a CDS encoding S9 family peptidase, with amino-acid sequence MSEWDEKTFAKFAYLGDVRISRDGKQVAYVMTKANLKTDKYDSTIIIEGLKNGERKFIENATMPRFSPDGNKMTIARLNEEKKITELWLYDLRSMSGKKIGEYESIMDVQWGPDSRRILITGFKRRGDEHLYFEDKTPVWFDMKGFLDGEKTMLQLIDTESEEIIDTITIESFALPYFNVAVWHGDKVVYNVPKEENPYKLFDIFIYEDGKSEKIFENVSFRAVDSNGEFLLLLGKPKKEKLSEHDYIYLWDGKEVKPLTERFIYNNWNGKLDAKGNLYFTMAKEGRVNLYKLKNDKLIPIVDENAWVMGFDVSDDGKVVLLKQTDTKLSEVFLWDGKLKQITDYNGPILAKLKTRPIKHFRFKSLDLELDGWYIKPDIKEGEKAPVIVFVHGGPKGMYGYYFKYEMQLMADKGYYIVFVNPRGSNGYDEDFALRVLERTGLEDFQDIMNGIEEFFKLEPQADRERVGITGISYGGFMTNWALTQSDLFKAGISENGISYWLTSYAFSDIGLWFDKEVIGENPLENENYRKLSPLFHAQNVKAPILIIHSLEDYRCPLDQSVMFYHVLKDLGKEAYIAIFKRGAHGHSIRGSPRHRAKRYKLFMEFFERKLKKYEEGFDIEKILKEEKKEGEV; translated from the coding sequence ATGAGTGAATGGGATGAAAAAACCTTTGCAAAGTTTGCCTATTTAGGAGATGTAAGGATTTCAAGAGATGGAAAGCAAGTAGCATATGTTATGACGAAGGCAAACTTAAAAACAGACAAATATGATAGCACAATCATAATTGAAGGCCTCAAAAATGGGGAAAGAAAGTTTATAGAAAACGCCACAATGCCCCGTTTCTCTCCCGATGGGAACAAAATGACTATTGCAAGACTAAATGAAGAAAAAAAGATAACCGAACTCTGGCTTTATGACCTCAGAAGCATGAGCGGAAAGAAAATCGGAGAATACGAGAGTATAATGGATGTTCAGTGGGGGCCTGACAGTAGAAGAATCCTTATAACCGGCTTCAAGAGACGTGGAGATGAGCACCTATATTTTGAAGACAAAACTCCCGTCTGGTTTGATATGAAAGGTTTTCTAGATGGCGAGAAAACGATGCTCCAGCTCATTGACACTGAAAGCGAGGAGATAATTGATACAATTACAATAGAGTCATTCGCCTTGCCCTACTTCAATGTTGCAGTTTGGCATGGAGATAAAGTTGTTTACAATGTGCCTAAAGAGGAAAACCCCTACAAGCTCTTTGATATATTTATCTACGAAGATGGCAAAAGTGAAAAAATATTTGAAAACGTCTCGTTTAGGGCAGTTGATTCCAACGGAGAATTCCTCCTTCTTCTTGGAAAGCCGAAGAAAGAAAAGCTCAGTGAGCATGATTACATCTACCTTTGGGATGGCAAGGAAGTCAAACCGCTAACAGAGCGCTTCATTTATAACAACTGGAATGGAAAGCTCGATGCTAAAGGAAACTTATACTTCACAATGGCAAAAGAGGGAAGAGTGAACCTCTACAAGCTTAAAAATGACAAACTAATCCCAATAGTTGATGAGAACGCTTGGGTCATGGGGTTTGATGTGAGCGATGATGGTAAGGTCGTTCTTCTAAAGCAGACAGACACAAAGCTCAGCGAAGTGTTCCTCTGGGATGGAAAGCTCAAACAAATAACTGATTACAATGGCCCAATTTTAGCGAAGCTCAAAACGAGACCAATAAAGCACTTCCGCTTTAAGTCCCTTGATTTGGAGCTTGATGGATGGTACATCAAGCCTGACATTAAAGAAGGTGAAAAAGCTCCAGTCATAGTCTTCGTTCACGGCGGTCCAAAGGGGATGTACGGCTATTACTTCAAATACGAAATGCAGTTAATGGCTGACAAAGGCTACTACATAGTTTTTGTCAACCCAAGAGGAAGCAATGGTTACGATGAAGATTTTGCCTTGAGAGTTCTCGAAAGGACAGGATTAGAGGACTTTCAGGATATAATGAATGGAATTGAGGAATTCTTTAAACTTGAACCCCAAGCCGATCGCGAAAGAGTTGGGATAACGGGAATAAGCTATGGAGGCTTTATGACGAACTGGGCACTTACACAGAGTGACTTGTTCAAAGCTGGAATTAGCGAGAACGGCATAAGCTACTGGTTGACAAGCTATGCCTTCTCAGATATAGGCTTATGGTTCGACAAGGAAGTGATTGGAGAGAACCCACTCGAAAACGAGAACTACAGAAAGCTCAGCCCACTCTTTCATGCACAAAACGTTAAGGCTCCAATACTAATCATCCACAGCCTCGAGGACTACCGCTGTCCGCTTGACCAGAGCGTTATGTTCTACCACGTGCTCAAGGACTTAGGAAAAGAGGCCTACATCGCAATCTTCAAGAGAGGCGCGCACGGGCACAGCATAAGAGGCTCACCAAGACACAGAGCAAAGAGATACAAACTCTTCATGGAATTCTTCGAAAGAAAACTAAAGAAATACGAAGAAGGCTTCGACATCGAGAAGATTTTGAAAGAAGAAAAGAAAGAAGGTGAAGTCTAG
- a CDS encoding Lrp/AsnC family transcriptional regulator yields the protein MNEGWKVGEIELLKKIFKGKLDETDIRIYMLLRENGKMSDSEIARKLGVSVTTVRRRRKRLQDEGILQIIALLLLKAANASYADVLVKFKQGTKIEEVNEFISNAIKNPRIYEVTLYIGGKYDVLLRFFEGNLESLKYHIEKFLRSSRVVESYEVNTAVGSPKAWYKEFKIKF from the coding sequence ATGAATGAAGGGTGGAAAGTTGGGGAAATCGAGCTACTAAAAAAGATATTTAAAGGAAAACTTGATGAAACAGACATAAGGATATACATGCTTCTCAGGGAAAACGGAAAGATGAGCGACAGCGAAATTGCAAGAAAACTTGGAGTTTCAGTCACAACTGTAAGACGGAGAAGAAAGAGGCTCCAAGACGAAGGAATACTTCAGATTATAGCTCTCCTCCTGCTAAAGGCTGCTAATGCTAGCTATGCCGATGTACTCGTAAAGTTCAAGCAGGGCACAAAAATCGAAGAAGTCAATGAATTCATAAGCAACGCAATTAAAAATCCCAGAATATATGAGGTAACACTTTACATAGGTGGAAAATATGATGTTCTATTAAGGTTCTTTGAAGGAAACCTAGAGAGTTTAAAGTACCATATTGAAAAATTTCTAAGGAGCTCCCGAGTAGTGGAAAGTTACGAAGTAAATACTGCGGTAGGAAGTCCAAAAGCATGGTACAAAGAGTTTAAGATCAAATTCTGA
- a CDS encoding carbohydrate ABC transporter permease: MKVKITPLRILMYIILIFLAFGYLLPIWSAITTSTKTGEQVALTTPIQLILPPYFGAYKIAFENLKRPIINSLIFTTLATIFSTVLGSLAGFTLAKLMRGSVSKKLLILITFGVFLPYQSILIPLVRLISSLGLYNTIPGLVLTHTAYGIPITTLLFTNYYYEIPDELVEAAKVDGASAAGIYTKIILPLSMPAFVVTAIYQFTSIWNDYLFGVVLTRGEEAMPATVMLANLKGSFVANWNVQMAGALIVALPTLIIMIALGKYLIRGYTSGAIKG, encoded by the coding sequence ATGAAGGTAAAGATAACACCATTGAGGATTCTTATGTACATAATCCTAATCTTCCTTGCTTTTGGGTATCTTCTTCCAATTTGGAGTGCTATAACAACCTCAACAAAAACAGGGGAACAAGTTGCTTTAACCACTCCAATACAGCTTATTCTTCCTCCATATTTTGGAGCATATAAAATTGCCTTTGAAAATCTCAAGAGGCCTATTATAAACAGTTTAATCTTTACTACCCTTGCAACTATTTTTTCAACTGTGCTTGGATCTTTGGCTGGCTTTACATTAGCAAAGCTTATGAGGGGCAGCGTTTCAAAGAAGTTGTTGATTCTAATAACGTTTGGTGTGTTCTTACCATATCAGTCAATCTTAATACCATTAGTAAGGTTAATTTCGAGCCTTGGCCTCTACAATACAATTCCAGGCCTTGTTCTAACTCACACCGCATATGGAATCCCAATAACCACTTTGCTCTTCACAAACTATTACTATGAGATCCCAGATGAGCTCGTTGAGGCTGCAAAAGTTGATGGAGCAAGTGCTGCTGGAATTTACACAAAGATTATTCTACCTCTCTCAATGCCAGCATTTGTTGTTACTGCTATCTATCAGTTCACAAGCATTTGGAATGATTATCTCTTCGGAGTTGTACTTACAAGAGGAGAAGAAGCAATGCCAGCGACTGTTATGCTTGCAAACCTCAAGGGAAGCTTTGTTGCAAACTGGAACGTTCAAATGGCTGGAGCTTTGATAGTAGCTCTTCCAACGCTGATCATTATGATAGCTTTAGGTAAATACCTCATAAGGGGATACACGAGCGGTGCAATTAAGGGATGA
- a CDS encoding carbohydrate ABC transporter permease has product MRKSPDLPYILLFLGPALILVGIFVYVAVLWNIYISLTDWRGLLPSYRFVGLLQYKQLFHDPVFWTSLKNNILLLLLFVPGSILMGLLLAIMLDRKIKFEGGFRTIYTLPFALSFVVTATLWAWMYDPSSGVLNTLFEKLHLEFLESRWITDPNIAMYCIIIALIWQFSGYTMIIYLAGIRSIPIDHYEAAVIDGASTWQVYRYVVIPQLVKPTLSAFVVLMVFSLKAFDFIWVLTRGGPGTSTFILAIQMYKETFAKTNFAYGAAIATILLLMALAVVLPYLYWSYRGEKE; this is encoded by the coding sequence ATGCGAAAATCCCCCGATCTTCCTTACATTCTTTTATTTTTGGGACCTGCACTAATTCTTGTTGGAATTTTTGTGTATGTCGCTGTTTTGTGGAATATCTACATCTCTCTCACAGATTGGAGGGGACTACTTCCCTCTTATCGCTTCGTTGGTCTTCTCCAATACAAACAACTCTTTCACGATCCAGTTTTTTGGACTTCTCTGAAAAATAACATCCTACTATTGCTTCTCTTTGTGCCGGGTTCAATTTTAATGGGTCTTCTCCTTGCGATCATGCTGGATAGAAAGATTAAATTTGAGGGAGGGTTTAGGACAATTTATACCCTTCCATTTGCTCTGTCATTTGTAGTTACTGCAACTCTATGGGCATGGATGTATGACCCATCTAGTGGCGTGTTGAACACTCTTTTTGAAAAGCTACATTTGGAATTTTTGGAAAGCAGATGGATAACGGACCCTAACATTGCTATGTACTGCATAATAATAGCCTTGATCTGGCAGTTCTCGGGTTATACAATGATAATTTATTTGGCAGGAATAAGATCTATTCCGATAGATCACTATGAGGCCGCTGTAATAGATGGTGCAAGTACATGGCAGGTTTACAGATATGTTGTGATTCCTCAGCTAGTTAAGCCAACGCTTAGTGCTTTCGTAGTCCTCATGGTGTTCTCATTAAAAGCGTTCGACTTCATCTGGGTTCTCACTCGTGGAGGGCCTGGAACCTCGACATTTATCTTGGCTATTCAGATGTATAAAGAGACCTTTGCAAAGACGAACTTTGCATATGGGGCTGCAATAGCAACAATTCTCCTCTTAATGGCCCTCGCTGTTGTGTTGCCCTATTTGTACTGGAGTTACAGGGGTGAAAAAGAATGA
- a CDS encoding ABC transporter substrate-binding protein, whose protein sequence is MSKRRQLFVYLLIGILATAIVSGCISQKETTTPTTTQAQKEVLEIYHWWTAGGEKEAFDAIAKKFQEKYPNIEIKANPVSGGAGVNMKMILQSLMLAGKPPDTFQVHAGYEMARYIKADQLSPIDDIWTDDMKKNYPDVIEQMVIFNNHYYAVPINVHRANVIWYNKKIFEKYGIDPASIKTIDDLFAVAEKLKENGVTPFALGDRNKWPATQVFEVMLVAVGGIDYYQKFINGEISDNDPTLKKVLEYFVKYVEYSNPDHAAKTWDEACAMVYKGEAAMTLMGDWANGYFKAKGWKPNVDYGAIPIPAGVYDLVIDTFVLPAKAAHPDAAKKWLSFIGTVEAQNTFNPIKGSIPPRMDAPADPYDPIQKSFMEELKSPSTKMIPSIAHGSAVPEAFAADLNDIISELATSKDVNKAMTEIINAMKKDLIPNKIKEWKLS, encoded by the coding sequence GTGTCCAAAAGAAGGCAACTCTTTGTATATCTGTTAATTGGGATTTTAGCGACTGCAATAGTTTCTGGATGTATCTCCCAAAAAGAGACAACAACACCTACCACAACTCAAGCCCAAAAAGAAGTTCTTGAAATTTACCACTGGTGGACTGCTGGTGGTGAAAAAGAGGCTTTTGATGCTATTGCTAAGAAATTCCAAGAGAAGTATCCCAACATTGAGATAAAAGCAAATCCTGTGAGTGGTGGAGCTGGAGTTAATATGAAAATGATTCTCCAGTCTTTAATGCTCGCTGGAAAGCCTCCTGACACATTCCAGGTTCACGCGGGTTATGAGATGGCGAGATACATTAAAGCTGACCAGCTTTCTCCAATTGATGACATCTGGACAGATGACATGAAGAAGAACTATCCAGATGTGATTGAGCAGATGGTAATCTTCAACAACCACTATTATGCTGTTCCTATCAACGTTCACAGGGCAAATGTCATCTGGTACAACAAAAAGATATTTGAGAAGTATGGAATTGACCCTGCAAGCATAAAGACCATTGACGATCTCTTTGCTGTTGCCGAGAAACTCAAAGAGAACGGTGTCACACCATTTGCACTCGGTGACAGAAACAAGTGGCCAGCGACTCAGGTCTTTGAAGTCATGCTTGTTGCTGTGGGAGGAATTGATTACTATCAGAAGTTCATAAACGGCGAGATAAGTGATAACGATCCAACCCTCAAGAAGGTTCTTGAGTATTTTGTAAAGTATGTTGAGTATTCAAATCCAGACCATGCAGCAAAAACATGGGATGAAGCATGTGCAATGGTTTACAAGGGAGAAGCTGCCATGACTCTCATGGGTGATTGGGCAAACGGTTACTTCAAAGCAAAGGGCTGGAAGCCAAACGTTGACTATGGTGCAATTCCAATACCAGCTGGAGTTTATGACCTTGTTATAGACACATTTGTTCTGCCAGCAAAAGCTGCTCATCCTGATGCTGCTAAGAAGTGGCTTAGCTTTATAGGAACTGTTGAAGCTCAGAACACGTTCAACCCAATAAAGGGATCAATACCACCAAGGATGGATGCTCCTGCCGATCCATATGATCCAATTCAGAAGTCCTTCATGGAGGAGCTTAAGTCACCAAGTACAAAGATGATCCCAAGTATCGCTCACGGAAGTGCAGTCCCAGAGGCATTTGCAGCTGATCTTAATGATATAATCTCCGAACTTGCAACAAGCAAAGATGTGAACAAAGCAATGACAGAAATCATTAATGCTATGAAGAAAGATCTAATTCCAAACAAGATAAAAGAGTGGAAGCTCAGTTGA
- a CDS encoding diacylglycerol/polyprenol kinase family protein — translation MESEKIYQIGFKSKVFDKIEDRISKRELVRKLWHISPGILGAPIILFTPKYVTLFVVWFWAVIYTLQHLKLRRGWKIKVPVAEISYRQMAREDELKGNHYMGSFLFWVTMGMICTVFPKLIALAALWVSTFGDCFNAIVGQAIGGVRIPWNKNKTVIGSLTMLVVSIFALIAAHKALGISYELGHLTFVASVAAFMESLPIYSAWDEFTVPMSTAVLLWLFYGGELLSVVW, via the coding sequence ATGGAGTCAGAGAAGATATATCAAATAGGGTTTAAATCAAAGGTTTTCGATAAAATTGAAGATAGAATTAGCAAACGTGAATTAGTTAGAAAGCTTTGGCATATTTCTCCTGGCATTTTAGGAGCGCCGATAATACTTTTCACGCCAAAATATGTTACTCTCTTTGTTGTTTGGTTCTGGGCAGTGATTTACACGCTTCAGCACCTTAAGCTGAGAAGAGGATGGAAGATCAAAGTTCCAGTCGCTGAAATCTCTTATAGACAGATGGCGAGAGAAGATGAGCTCAAGGGGAATCACTACATGGGGAGCTTTCTCTTTTGGGTGACTATGGGAATGATATGCACGGTTTTCCCAAAGCTTATAGCTTTAGCAGCTCTTTGGGTTTCCACGTTTGGTGACTGCTTCAACGCTATTGTTGGGCAGGCAATTGGTGGAGTTAGAATCCCATGGAACAAGAATAAAACAGTAATCGGCAGCTTAACGATGCTTGTTGTGTCGATCTTTGCATTGATAGCTGCTCACAAGGCGCTTGGGATTTCCTATGAGCTTGGACATTTAACATTCGTTGCTTCAGTTGCTGCGTTCATGGAGAGTTTACCCATTTACTCCGCTTGGGACGAGTTCACGGTTCCAATGAGCACTGCTGTCTTGCTGTGGCTGTTCTATGGTGGTGAATTGCTGAGTGTGGTGTGGTGA
- a CDS encoding NADP-dependent malic enzyme → MTDNEQRRKLKEKALAFHKNNFPGNGKIEVIPKVSLKDRHDLSLAYTPGVAEPCKEISRNPDDVYEYTSKGNLVAIVSDGSRILGLGNIGPLAGLPVMEGKALLFKHFGGVDAFPIMVNEQDPNKFIEIVKAIAPTFGGINLEDIASPKCFYILERLRQELDIPVFHDDQQGTAAVVLAGILNALKVVGKKLDEITIALFGAGAAGFATLRILTKAGVKPGNVRVVELVNGKPTVLTSDMDLEKLFPYRGWLLSKTNAEGITGGPEEAVKGADVLISFTKPGPGVIKPEWIAKMNDDAIVFPLANPVPEILPDEAKKAGAKIVATGRSDYPNQINNVLGFPGIFRGALDVRAKTITDTMIIEAAKAIASIVEEPSEDYIIPSPLNSEVYPKEARAVAEQAMKEGVARRKVSGEWVEEHTRKLREFYENIIAPINEERKKWKY, encoded by the coding sequence ATGACCGATAATGAGCAAAGAAGAAAGCTTAAAGAAAAAGCCTTGGCTTTTCACAAAAATAACTTTCCGGGAAATGGCAAAATTGAGGTAATTCCAAAGGTCTCTCTCAAAGATAGACACGACTTAAGCTTAGCCTATACACCTGGAGTTGCTGAGCCGTGCAAGGAGATATCCAGAAATCCAGACGATGTTTACGAGTATACAAGCAAAGGTAACCTTGTGGCAATTGTAAGTGATGGGAGTAGGATTTTGGGCTTGGGAAACATTGGGCCTCTTGCGGGCTTGCCAGTAATGGAAGGAAAAGCACTACTCTTCAAACACTTTGGCGGTGTTGATGCGTTTCCAATAATGGTTAATGAACAAGACCCAAACAAGTTCATCGAGATCGTCAAGGCAATAGCACCAACCTTTGGCGGCATAAACCTTGAGGATATAGCCTCACCAAAGTGCTTTTATATCCTCGAACGCTTAAGGCAAGAATTAGACATTCCTGTTTTTCATGACGACCAGCAAGGAACAGCTGCTGTTGTCTTGGCTGGGATTTTGAATGCCCTAAAAGTAGTCGGGAAAAAGCTTGATGAAATTACAATAGCCTTATTTGGCGCTGGCGCTGCTGGCTTTGCAACTTTAAGAATCCTAACAAAAGCCGGAGTAAAGCCGGGGAATGTTAGAGTAGTAGAACTCGTTAATGGCAAGCCAACCGTTTTAACAAGTGATATGGATTTAGAAAAACTGTTCCCCTATAGGGGCTGGCTTTTGAGCAAAACGAATGCTGAGGGAATTACTGGGGGTCCAGAGGAAGCTGTAAAAGGTGCTGATGTTCTGATTTCCTTCACGAAGCCCGGCCCAGGAGTCATAAAGCCCGAATGGATTGCAAAAATGAACGATGATGCCATTGTATTCCCATTGGCTAATCCAGTTCCTGAAATACTCCCTGATGAGGCTAAAAAAGCCGGAGCTAAAATAGTTGCAACTGGTAGGAGCGATTATCCAAACCAGATTAACAACGTTCTTGGCTTTCCAGGGATTTTTAGAGGAGCTTTGGATGTTAGGGCAAAGACGATAACTGATACAATGATAATTGAGGCAGCTAAGGCAATAGCAAGCATTGTAGAAGAACCGAGTGAGGATTACATAATCCCCTCTCCTCTGAATTCAGAAGTTTATCCAAAGGAAGCTAGAGCTGTGGCAGAGCAGGCTATGAAAGAAGGAGTTGCAAGGAGGAAAGTTAGCGGGGAATGGGTAGAGGAACATACAAGAAAGCTTAGAGAGTTTTATGAGAATATCATTGCTCCGATAAATGAGGAAAGAAAGAAGTGGAAATATTAA
- a CDS encoding tripartite tricarboxylate transporter permease, with protein sequence MDIGILLLQATFLTVLSVLMYIIIGMIPGTDETATIAPITLALLAAGFDPLLVLAWFMGTIVAFKAADAVPTALAAIPGGVMAVPQVPDALVARKYGYSEIILRKGITASVIGTVVAIVIALPLSFYLTPLGDLLKTQMGPLNWPGWVYIIVAGIIVLAVMSKAKILALLAIFPFAMLVQGIRAVYGKPVFISIFLAITIGPILYELLTLISPHNHHLKRDNYARIKLVKTGKITLNPLHHLDKLEVTLSSIFAGISSILSAFMSPVGLTILFGDLIKEAEKDELKGSLRAYAVRDAIKNATYIGGTLIPLIAIGVPTGPMSAGPAAPFFAKLDAFNGLSPRDVLLQRYSTPTIMLVIAYVTLLAALLTYVILIKYSKPLTRFVFKKIPAEALYSTFLAIVLVLSYMEAGIAGIFGSILVGLISATFARNGVSIGVLFMVLVAAPYLVALL encoded by the coding sequence ATGGATATTGGCATCTTACTGCTCCAAGCCACATTCTTAACAGTTCTCTCAGTTCTCATGTACATCATAATTGGCATGATCCCCGGAACTGACGAAACCGCAACCATAGCACCAATAACTTTGGCTCTTCTTGCGGCAGGTTTTGATCCATTATTGGTTTTAGCTTGGTTCATGGGGACGATAGTTGCATTTAAAGCTGCAGATGCCGTTCCTACAGCCTTAGCGGCAATTCCAGGTGGAGTTATGGCAGTCCCACAAGTTCCAGATGCATTAGTTGCAAGGAAATACGGTTATTCTGAGATAATCTTGAGAAAAGGTATAACAGCAAGCGTGATTGGAACAGTCGTTGCTATAGTAATTGCTCTACCCCTATCATTCTACTTAACACCGTTGGGAGATTTGCTTAAAACACAAATGGGACCCTTAAACTGGCCAGGATGGGTTTATATAATAGTTGCTGGAATAATTGTGCTTGCCGTAATGTCAAAAGCAAAAATCTTAGCATTACTTGCAATATTTCCATTTGCAATGCTTGTTCAAGGAATTAGAGCAGTTTATGGAAAGCCAGTCTTCATAAGCATATTTTTAGCAATCACAATTGGTCCAATACTCTATGAGCTTCTCACATTAATTTCTCCACACAATCACCACTTAAAGCGCGATAACTATGCAAGAATAAAGCTTGTAAAAACCGGCAAAATAACCCTAAATCCACTCCATCATTTGGACAAGCTTGAAGTTACATTATCTTCAATTTTCGCTGGAATAAGCAGCATCCTCTCAGCCTTCATGAGTCCAGTTGGATTAACAATCCTCTTTGGAGACCTCATAAAAGAGGCAGAAAAAGACGAGCTTAAAGGCTCTTTAAGGGCATATGCAGTTAGAGATGCAATAAAGAACGCCACTTACATAGGAGGAACACTCATTCCACTAATAGCAATTGGAGTCCCAACTGGACCAATGTCCGCTGGTCCAGCGGCACCATTCTTTGCAAAGCTCGATGCCTTCAATGGACTAAGTCCAAGGGATGTGCTCCTACAAAGGTACTCAACCCCCACAATAATGCTGGTAATAGCCTATGTTACACTATTGGCAGCACTGTTAACTTATGTAATCTTGATAAAGTATTCAAAGCCACTAACTCGCTTTGTATTCAAAAAGATACCAGCTGAGGCTTTATATAGCACATTTTTGGCAATAGTCTTAGTTCTATCATACATGGAGGCCGGAATTGCTGGAATCTTTGGTTCAATACTTGTGGGATTAATTTCAGCAACCTTTGCAAGGAACGGTGTTTCAATAGGTGTTTTATTCATGGTTCTAGTTGCGGCTCCATATTTGGTAGCCTTGCTCTGA
- a CDS encoding Ldh family oxidoreductase, whose product MFEKGYVDENYVRVSKDELFSFVVKVLTKLGVPKEDAEIVADNLIMADLRGIESHGVQRLKRYVDGILSGGINLKPNIRIVREGVSYALIDGDEGLGQVVGYKAMKLAIEKAKKSGIGVVAVRNSNHYGIAGYYALMAAEEGMIGISMTNSRPLVAPTGGIERFLGTNPIALAAPTKDKPFLLDMATSVVPIGKLEVYRRKGKPIPEGWAIDSEGNITTDVEKVFNGGALLPLGGFGELFGGHKGYGLSVMVDILAGILSGGTWSKHVKNTSEKHSEVDHFFMAINIEAFVPLEEFREKMSKMIEELKSSRKHKDFDRIWIHGEKGFLTMETRLKIGIPIYKKVLEELNQIAEMVGVEKLKVKG is encoded by the coding sequence ATGTTCGAAAAAGGTTACGTTGATGAAAATTATGTTAGGGTTTCAAAGGATGAGCTTTTCTCGTTTGTCGTGAAGGTTCTCACGAAGCTTGGAGTACCTAAAGAAGATGCAGAAATAGTTGCTGACAATTTAATCATGGCTGATTTGAGGGGAATTGAGAGTCATGGCGTTCAGAGGCTCAAGCGCTACGTTGATGGAATTCTCAGCGGAGGAATAAATCTGAAGCCAAACATTAGAATTGTCAGAGAAGGAGTTTCTTATGCGTTGATTGATGGGGATGAGGGATTAGGACAAGTTGTTGGCTATAAGGCAATGAAGCTGGCAATTGAAAAGGCCAAAAAGAGTGGCATTGGAGTTGTGGCAGTGAGGAATAGTAATCATTATGGTATTGCTGGATATTATGCTTTGATGGCTGCTGAGGAGGGGATGATTGGGATTAGCATGACAAATTCCCGCCCATTAGTCGCTCCGACTGGTGGGATTGAGAGATTTTTGGGAACGAATCCAATTGCTTTAGCCGCTCCAACCAAGGATAAACCGTTTTTGCTTGATATGGCTACTAGTGTTGTCCCAATTGGGAAGCTTGAGGTTTACCGCAGAAAGGGAAAGCCGATTCCAGAAGGCTGGGCGATTGATAGCGAAGGTAATATAACCACAGATGTGGAGAAGGTTTTCAATGGTGGTGCTTTACTGCCTTTGGGGGGCTTTGGGGAGCTTTTTGGTGGGCATAAGGGTTATGGGCTTAGCGTAATGGTTGACATTTTGGCCGGAATTCTAAGCGGTGGAACTTGGAGCAAGCACGTGAAGAACACGAGTGAAAAGCACAGTGAGGTTGACCACTTCTTCATGGCGATTAACATTGAAGCTTTTGTTCCTCTTGAGGAGTTTAGGGAGAAGATGAGCAAGATGATTGAAGAACTGAAAAGTTCGAGGAAGCATAAGGATTTTGACAGGATTTGGATTCATGGCGAAAAAGGCTTTCTCACGATGGAGACCCGCTTAAAGATTGGCATCCCAATTTACAAGAAAGTTCTGGAAGAGCTGAATCAGATAGCTGAAATGGTCGGAGTAGAAAAATTAAAGGTAAAAGGATAA